Genomic segment of Saccharomyces cerevisiae S288C chromosome XV, complete sequence:
GGAAGCTGTATGGTCTCATCCATGCACGCTACATTATAACTATCAAAGGATTGCAAAAAATGTACGCTAAGTACAAAGAGGCGGACTTTGGAAGATGTCCCCGTGTGTATTGTAATTTACAACAGTTGTTACCGGTTGGTTTGCATGACATTCCTGGTATAGATTGTGTCAAGTTATATTGTCCATCTTGTGAGGATCTTTATATACCAAAATCATCGAGACATAGTTCCATTGATGGTGCATACTTTGGAACAAGTTTTCCAGGTATGTTTTTGCAAGCATTTCCAGATATGGTACCCAAACACCCAACTAAAAGATATGttccaaaaatatttggattTGAATTACATAAACAAGCTCAACTGACAAGGTGGCAAGAACTACAACGACTCAAGTTAGTTGAGAAACTTGAATCCAAAGATGTTGATTTGACGAAAAGTGGTGGTTTTAAAACCTAACtattaaagaaagaagaaaaaattcgaAATGAAATCCTAGGcgaaattgaaaacgaaaatgaaaataatggAGAAACTTCGTCATAAAATTGTGAAAATCAGGTATCATTTGTTCTCCtagcattttctttcctaGAATATTACTATTTTCTACCTCCATTCGtattttacttttcctatttaatattaaatttttatataccGTTATTGCCCCTTACGGCAAT
This window contains:
- the CKB2 gene encoding casein kinase 2 regulatory subunit CKB2 (Beta' regulatory subunit of casein kinase 2 (CK2); a Ser/Thr protein kinase with roles in cell growth and proliferation; CK2, comprised of CKA1, CKA2, CKB1 and CKB2, has many substrates including transcription factors and all RNA polymerase) translates to MGSRSENVGTVTREGSRVEQDDVLMDDDSDSSEYVDMWIDLFLGRKGHEYFCDVDPEYITDRFNLMNLQKTVSKFSYVVQYIVDDLDDSILENMTHARLEQLESDSRKLYGLIHARYIITIKGLQKMYAKYKEADFGRCPRVYCNLQQLLPVGLHDIPGIDCVKLYCPSCEDLYIPKSSRHSSIDGAYFGTSFPGMFLQAFPDMVPKHPTKRYVPKIFGFELHKQAQLTRWQELQRLKLVEKLESKDVDLTKSGGFKT